CTTTTGCAGATCTTAGAGATGATATGGATTTAGCTGAAGATATGGTTAAATACATGATAGAGTATGTTATGCAGGAATGTCCTGAAGAATTGGCATTTTTCAACCAATTTGTAGATAAGGGACTTTTAGAGAGATTGGATCATGTTAGAACTTCTGAGTTCGGTCATGTAACATATACAGAAGCTATAGAAATATTGGAAAAAGCAGACAAGAAATTCGATTACCCAGTTAAATGGGGTATAGACCTTCAAACAGAACATGAGAGATATTTGACAGAAGAGGTTTACAAGAAACCTGTATTTGTTACAGATTATCCAAAAGAGATAAAGGCATTCTACATGAGAATGAATGATGATCAAAAAACTGTAGCTGCTATGGACCTTTTAGTTCCAGGAGTTGGAGAACTTATCGGAGGAAGCCAGAGAGAAGAGCGTCTTGATATATTAGAGTCAAGAATCGCAGAGATGGATTTAGATAAAGAAGATTACTGGTGGTACTTAGAGCTTAGAAAATTCGGTGGAACAAAGCACGCTGGATTTGGCCTAGGATTTGAAAGAGCTATCATGTATCTTACAGGAGTTAGCAACATCAGAGACGTAATTCCATTCCCTAGAACAGCTAAAAACGCAGAATTCTAGAAAAGCACAAATAAAAAAACTTAAATAAGTTACCTTAGGGTGGTGCCAGGCACCGCCTAAGGTAACTTATTTTTTTTGTTTTGTTTTTAATATTATTGTTATTTAAAGTACACAAAGACTACAAATAGTTTTTTTATGATGAGGTAAAATCGAAAATACTTTGTAAAAAAGCTTTTTTATTTAAGCTAAATTTCAAATTTGTATAGTAGAATCTATATTACAAGGTGCTTTTGTGAATGAGAAGAGGAGAGAATCGCATGAAAAAAATCTATAAGAGGTATTATTTTGTAGTAGCTATAGTTTTTTTTACTATAGGGACAATTAATGTAAATGCTGGCAATGTTAGAATTAGCAATAGTATGGATGTAGAAAAAATTAGCGAGTATGAGAATGAATTTTTGGATGAAGATGAGATAAAGACTATACTTATGGACTTGGATTATAATGAAGTAACATTGGAAGAAATAATAAAAAAACATTGGAATGCAGAGCTTAGTGATGTATATGAGAAGGATCGAATAAGCATCATAGAAGAGTATATAGACATATTGCGAGCATTTAAACAAAATGATAGAGATGAAATTGAGGAAGCTGCGGAAGAGATGGCAGATGAGCTATCAGATATAATGGAACACAATAAAGAGGAAAGTAAAGAGTACAAACATATGGATATACGCAATAGTGATTTTGATGAGTATCTAAAGACATTAAAATATTGTGAGAAGATGATATTAGAAAAAGATTTGAAAGAGGCACGTGTATTATTTGAAAAAGTAAAAATGTATAATTTAAATGACAATGAAGTAAAAATGTCAGTTGAAGACAAAATCGAAAAATGGTCAGCTGTAGTCAAATTATCAGAGCTTTGCGTTGAGTCGCTTGACAAATACATGAAAAATTATAATATGAGCGTAAATGAACTTAGTAAAAATCAAAAAAAAGTAGCGCTAAAGCTATATGACGAATTATTGAATTTAGAGAATGAAGAAGATAATTGGACAGCTGAAGGAGAAACAAAAATACGGAAAAAGAAAATAGAGTTCCTAGAAAGTATTGGATTTAGTATGAAGAATGGAAGACCAGAAAATCAGATAAAATCATTTGTTGAAATTCTAGAAAGTGTGTGTAGTGGGAGTTTAAAAGAATTTAATCAATTTGATTCACATTCAAAAGATGATGTGTATAGATATTACGATTATGTGGTTGAAGACATAGAGAAAGGATTGTGGCACTGGATTGCTGATGATTGTGAAGAATTAAAGGATGCCTATGAGGAGGGCGTAGATAGATTAGAATCATATAATAATTTTGAGAATGAATTTGTTGAGAAACAATTGAATGTAATATCACAAGAACGAACTGATGAGTTGAGAGAGATATATGAAGAAATGCATGAAATATCCAAAGAAATATCTGAGCTAAGAAATCGAAAGAATGATTTGACGGATGATTTATATGAGCTTTTGGAGAATTAAAGGTGTTGTAGGAGTTGAAAGATTATGGATAAAAAAGTACTAATAATAGAAGATCAAAGATATTTGCTTGAGGTAATTGAAGATTATTTTACTTTAGAGAACTACAAGGTAATAAAGGCGATAAATGGAAAACAAGCGTTGGAAATATTTGATATATCCGATGTTGATTTGGTGATATTAGATATAATGCTTCCTAAGATAAATGGATGGACAGTTTGTGAAAAAATAAGGTCTAAGAGTGATGTTCCAATAATAATGCTTACTGCTCTTTCCGAAGATGAGGACAAAATAAAGGGATTTGATTTAGGTGCAGATGAGTATGTGGTCAAACCGTTTAGTCCTAAGGTACTATTAGCTAGAGCAAAAAATTTGCTAAAAAGAGTAGATTGTGAGCTTGGACCAGCTAAGGGTGTCATAAATAGAGCAGGAATCATCATAGATCAGTCAGCATATAGGGTAACGATTGACAGCAAAGAAGTAGAGCTTGCCAATAAAGAATATGCACTATTGAATCTTTTGATAGAGAACGAGAATCAAGTATTATCTAGAGAACAAATACTTGATAGAGTTTGGGGAATAGATTATTTTGGAAATATAAGAGTTGTAGACACACATATAAAAAAACTTAGAAAAAAGCTAGGCGATAGAGGGGGGGCTATAAAAACTATAGTCAGAGTTGGTTATAAATTTGAGGTGATGAAGTGATTGTAAGAGGAATCGTGAAAAAACTTTTTATACTTACATCTATAATGAGCGTGATACTATTTTTAGGATTAATGGGATTTCAAGACTATTTCTTTGATAAATTGTATTTTAAGACAAAGGTAAATGATGTGGTGAGTAACTCAGATAGTTTGATTAAATCGTTTGAGGATGAAAATCGTTCGATACTAGAAATAGTAGATAGGACTAGGGATATATCTAGAGAAAATAATTTTGATATGTTCATAGTAAATGAAAACAAAGAGAGTTTGTCAGATTTGATAGAATTCAATGAGGTAGTACTCGTAAAAGCGGATTCAAAAGAATATTTAGTCGATATTTCTTCGCTAGGAATGAATTCAATTTTGAATATAAAAGAAAATTATCATATGAAAGTTGAGGGAAAAACTTATAAAAATTGGGAAATTTTTGTTTCTCCAATTAAGATAAGAACAGAAGAAGATGGTCTTCTTTACAATAGACTCAAAATTTTCGCAGAAGGAGAAAAGATTGCTGAAAAGTATTTTTTGCGAAATGAAGTAGATATAAATGAGAGATTACCTATAAATCCTAGTATGCTAAATGACAATATAATTAGCATTGAGGGTGAGGTTGAAAGCATAAGGTTGAATGAAGATTTTAACTATGAATATAGTTATTTGAAAGGTATATTTGAAAGATACGCAGATAGTCAGAAATCCATCAAATATATAAGAAAATTAAGTGAAGGAATTGAAGTATATGAAGATGCAAAAACAGAGAGTAGTGTATTAGTATATAGCAAAAAGATTGGAAAGAGTGGCCTCAGTATTTGTGTGGTTGCATCTCTTCAAGAGATAGGTGAAGCAGGAAACGTCATGAAAAGATACTATCCATATATGATATTGATAGCAGCTGTAATTATAACTATAATGGCATATATATATTCTAAGATAATTGCAAAACCACTAATAGAATTAAATAAAGTTGCTATGAAAATGGCAAGATTGGACTTTGAAGTATA
The sequence above is a segment of the Tissierellales bacterium genome. Coding sequences within it:
- a CDS encoding response regulator transcription factor; its protein translation is MDKKVLIIEDQRYLLEVIEDYFTLENYKVIKAINGKQALEIFDISDVDLVILDIMLPKINGWTVCEKIRSKSDVPIIMLTALSEDEDKIKGFDLGADEYVVKPFSPKVLLARAKNLLKRVDCELGPAKGVINRAGIIIDQSAYRVTIDSKEVELANKEYALLNLLIENENQVLSREQILDRVWGIDYFGNIRVVDTHIKKLRKKLGDRGGAIKTIVRVGYKFEVMK
- a CDS encoding HAMP domain-containing histidine kinase is translated as MKKLFILTSIMSVILFLGLMGFQDYFFDKLYFKTKVNDVVSNSDSLIKSFEDENRSILEIVDRTRDISRENNFDMFIVNENKESLSDLIEFNEVVLVKADSKEYLVDISSLGMNSILNIKENYHMKVEGKTYKNWEIFVSPIKIRTEEDGLLYNRLKIFAEGEKIAEKYFLRNEVDINERLPINPSMLNDNIISIEGEVESIRLNEDFNYEYSYLKGIFERYADSQKSIKYIRKLSEGIEVYEDAKTESSVLVYSKKIGKSGLSICVVASLQEIGEAGNVMKRYYPYMILIAAVIITIMAYIYSKIIAKPLIELNKVAMKMARLDFEVYSNINSNDELGTLSKSLNTLSKSLKESLDELKFANDELKSDIEKEKKQEQIRREFVANVSHELKTPIGVIKSFTEGIKDGVAGTKKDYYLDVIIEEADEMNALVLEMIELSRLESDNLKLKLDRVNISQLMNKNYEKLKSIISDKKIDFAFEIDCEDIDIIGDAKKINHVVENLFSNAVYHTDEDGKIIIRVKCDDEKVKIEFENTCSEIRDEELERIWDRFYKIDQSRTKVENSTGLGLPIVKSILERHKCEFGVESSELGIMFYFWIDRG